The following proteins are co-located in the Palaemon carinicauda isolate YSFRI2023 chromosome 3, ASM3689809v2, whole genome shotgun sequence genome:
- the LOC137631373 gene encoding dnaJ homolog subfamily B member 6-like — translation MNDKVDDAKNIFEKLLSSSVSNKESALLRILLAKTKAAFDNPDHLEIILDCCEAIEKGLKGRNVHLLRGEHFSEHGLYDAAREDFELVLSLKNSEDCLQKVDEVKKKVQMWEDFNHYQVLGVEQNAKKSEILKAHKNLAMKYHPDRHRNKPQFLLDAFENKYKRICNAKTVLTDEQDRHKYDQELQRHRLNNNQQHQRPGRQAAGNHGHNNRGPTRGFEFNNHREQPRGFYSPRGAKGFEFNNNQRFARQFGFKFPQGQGGFHFGNIFDLFDEYYKGNE, via the coding sequence ATGAACGATAAGGTCGATGATGCGAAGAACATTTTCGAAAAACTTTTGTCTAGCAGTGTGAGCAACAAGGAAAGTGCTCTTTTGCGTATTCTTCTTGCCAAAACGAAGGCAGCTTTTGATAATCCCGACCACTTGGAAATCATATTGGACTGTTGTGAGGCCATCGAAAAGGGTCTTAAAGGACGGAATGTGCACTTGTTACGTGGAGAACACTTTTCTGAACACGGTCTATATGATGCTGCCCGTGAAGACTTTGAACTTGTGCTAAGTTTGAAAAATTCAGAGGACTGTTTGCAAAAGGTTGACGAGGTTAAGAAGAAGGTGCAGATGTGGGAAGATTTCAATCATTATCAGGTTTTGGGGGTAGAACAGAATGCCAAAAAGTCAGAGATTCTAAAAGCACACAAAAACTTAGCAATGAAATACCACCCTGACAGACATAGGAATAAACCTCAATTTTTGCTAGAcgcttttgaaaataaatataagaggATATGTAATGCTAAAACTGTTCTTACCGATGAACAAGATCGACATAAATATGATCAAGAGCTTCAACGACATCGCCTAAATAATAATCAGCAGCACCAGCGCCCGGGAAGACAAGCGGCCGGAAATCATGGCCACAATAATCGAGGGCCAACAAGAGGATTCGAATTTAACAATCATAGAGAACAACCGAGAGGATTTTACAGTCCGAGAGGAGCAAAAGGATTCGAATTCAATAACAATCAACGATTCGCCAGACAATTCGGATTCAAATTTCCCCAAGGACAGGGAGGATTCCACTTCGGCAATATATTTGATTTGTTTGATGAATATTACAAAGGTAATGAGTAA